A genomic stretch from Phocoena phocoena chromosome 9, mPhoPho1.1, whole genome shotgun sequence includes:
- the CALU gene encoding calumenin isoform X1: protein MKKTDLIIMDLRQFLTCLSLCTAFALSKPTEKKDRVHHEPQLSDKVHNDAQSFDYDHDAFLGAEEAKTFDQLTPEESKERLGKIVSKIDGDKDGFVTVDELKDWIKFAQKRWIYEDVERQWKGHDLNEDGLVSWEEYKNATYGYVLDDPDPDDGFNYKQMMVRDERRFKMADKDGDLIATKEEFTAFLHPEEYDYMKDIVVQETMEDIDKNADGFIDLEEYIGDMYSHDGNADEPEWVKTEREQFVEFRDKNRDGKMDKEETKDWILPSDYDHAEAEARHLVYESDQNKDGKLTKEEIVDKYDLFVGSQATDFGEALVRHDEF from the exons ATGAAGAAAACTG atctGATTATCATGGACCTGCGACAGTTTCTTACATGCCTGTCCCTGTGCACAGCCTTTGCCTTGAGCAAGCCCACGGAAAAGAAGGACCGTGTACACCATGAGCCTCAGCTCAGTGATAAAGTTCACAATGATGCTCAGAGTTTTGATTATGACCATGATGCCTTCTTGGGTGCTGAAGAAGCAAAAACCTTTGATCAGCTGACACCAGAAGAGAGCAAGGAAAGACTTGG AAAGATTGTAAGTAAAATAGATGGCGACAAGGACGGGTTTGTCACTGTGGATGAGCTCAAAGACTGGATTAAATTTGCACAAAAGCGCTGGATTTACGAGGATGTAGAGCGACAGTGGAAGGGGCATGACCTCAATGAGGACGGCCTCGTTTCCTGGGAAGAGTATAAAAATGCCACCTACGGCTACGTTTTAG atgaTCCAGACCCTGATGATGGATTTAACTATAAACAGATGATGGTTAGAGATGAGCGGAGGTTTAAAATGGCAGACAAGGATGGAGACCTCATTGCCACAAAGGAGGAATTCACAGCTTTCCTGCACCCTGAGGAGTATGACTACATGAAGGATATAGTAGTacag GAAACAATGGAAGATATAGATAAGAATGCTGATGGTTTCATTGATCTGGAGGAGTATATTG GTGACATGTACAGCCATGATGGAAATGCTGATGAGCCAGAATGGGTAAAGACTGAGAGAGAACAGTTTGTTGAGTTTCGAGATAAGAACCGAGATGGGAAGATGGATAAGGAAGAGACCAAAGACTGGATCCTTCCCTCAGACTATGATCATGCAGAGGCAGAAGCCAGGCACCTAGTCTACGAATCCGACCAGAACAAG GATGGCAAGCTTACCAAGGAGGAGATTGTTGACAAGTATGATTTATTTGTGGGTAGCCAGGCCACAGATTTTGGTGAGGCCTTAGTACGACATGACGAGTTCTGA
- the CALU gene encoding calumenin isoform X2: MKKTDLIIMDLRQFLTCLSLCTAFALSKPTEKKDRVHHEPQLSDKVHNDAQSFDYDHDAFLGAEEAKTFDQLTPEESKERLGMIVDKIDADKDGFVTEGELKSWIKHAQKKYIYDNVENQWQEFDLNQDGLISWDEYRNVTYGTYLDDPDPDDGFNYKQMMVRDERRFKMADKDGDLIATKEEFTAFLHPEEYDYMKDIVVQETMEDIDKNADGFIDLEEYIGDMYSHDGNADEPEWVKTEREQFVEFRDKNRDGKMDKEETKDWILPSDYDHAEAEARHLVYESDQNKDGKLTKEEIVDKYDLFVGSQATDFGEALVRHDEF, encoded by the exons ATGAAGAAAACTG atctGATTATCATGGACCTGCGACAGTTTCTTACATGCCTGTCCCTGTGCACAGCCTTTGCCTTGAGCAAGCCCACGGAAAAGAAGGACCGTGTACACCATGAGCCTCAGCTCAGTGATAAAGTTCACAATGATGCTCAGAGTTTTGATTATGACCATGATGCCTTCTTGGGTGCTGAAGAAGCAAAAACCTTTGATCAGCTGACACCAGAAGAGAGCAAGGAAAGACTTGG AATGATTGTAGATAAAATAGACGCGGATAAAGATGGGTTTGTGACGGAGGGGGAGCTGAAATCCTGGATTAAGCACGCCCAGAAGAAATACATATATGACAATGTTGAAAACCAATGGCAGGAGTTTGATTTGAATCAAGACGGCTTAATCTCCTGGGATGAGTACAGAAACGTGACTTATGGCACTTACCTGG atgaTCCAGACCCTGATGATGGATTTAACTATAAACAGATGATGGTTAGAGATGAGCGGAGGTTTAAAATGGCAGACAAGGATGGAGACCTCATTGCCACAAAGGAGGAATTCACAGCTTTCCTGCACCCTGAGGAGTATGACTACATGAAGGATATAGTAGTacag GAAACAATGGAAGATATAGATAAGAATGCTGATGGTTTCATTGATCTGGAGGAGTATATTG GTGACATGTACAGCCATGATGGAAATGCTGATGAGCCAGAATGGGTAAAGACTGAGAGAGAACAGTTTGTTGAGTTTCGAGATAAGAACCGAGATGGGAAGATGGATAAGGAAGAGACCAAAGACTGGATCCTTCCCTCAGACTATGATCATGCAGAGGCAGAAGCCAGGCACCTAGTCTACGAATCCGACCAGAACAAG GATGGCAAGCTTACCAAGGAGGAGATTGTTGACAAGTATGATTTATTTGTGGGTAGCCAGGCCACAGATTTTGGTGAGGCCTTAGTACGACATGACGAGTTCTGA
- the CALU gene encoding calumenin isoform X3, whose product MDLRQFLTCLSLCTAFALSKPTEKKDRVHHEPQLSDKVHNDAQSFDYDHDAFLGAEEAKTFDQLTPEESKERLGKIVSKIDGDKDGFVTVDELKDWIKFAQKRWIYEDVERQWKGHDLNEDGLVSWEEYKNATYGYVLDDPDPDDGFNYKQMMVRDERRFKMADKDGDLIATKEEFTAFLHPEEYDYMKDIVVQETMEDIDKNADGFIDLEEYIGDMYSHDGNADEPEWVKTEREQFVEFRDKNRDGKMDKEETKDWILPSDYDHAEAEARHLVYESDQNKDGKLTKEEIVDKYDLFVGSQATDFGEALVRHDEF is encoded by the exons ATGGACCTGCGACAGTTTCTTACATGCCTGTCCCTGTGCACAGCCTTTGCCTTGAGCAAGCCCACGGAAAAGAAGGACCGTGTACACCATGAGCCTCAGCTCAGTGATAAAGTTCACAATGATGCTCAGAGTTTTGATTATGACCATGATGCCTTCTTGGGTGCTGAAGAAGCAAAAACCTTTGATCAGCTGACACCAGAAGAGAGCAAGGAAAGACTTGG AAAGATTGTAAGTAAAATAGATGGCGACAAGGACGGGTTTGTCACTGTGGATGAGCTCAAAGACTGGATTAAATTTGCACAAAAGCGCTGGATTTACGAGGATGTAGAGCGACAGTGGAAGGGGCATGACCTCAATGAGGACGGCCTCGTTTCCTGGGAAGAGTATAAAAATGCCACCTACGGCTACGTTTTAG atgaTCCAGACCCTGATGATGGATTTAACTATAAACAGATGATGGTTAGAGATGAGCGGAGGTTTAAAATGGCAGACAAGGATGGAGACCTCATTGCCACAAAGGAGGAATTCACAGCTTTCCTGCACCCTGAGGAGTATGACTACATGAAGGATATAGTAGTacag GAAACAATGGAAGATATAGATAAGAATGCTGATGGTTTCATTGATCTGGAGGAGTATATTG GTGACATGTACAGCCATGATGGAAATGCTGATGAGCCAGAATGGGTAAAGACTGAGAGAGAACAGTTTGTTGAGTTTCGAGATAAGAACCGAGATGGGAAGATGGATAAGGAAGAGACCAAAGACTGGATCCTTCCCTCAGACTATGATCATGCAGAGGCAGAAGCCAGGCACCTAGTCTACGAATCCGACCAGAACAAG GATGGCAAGCTTACCAAGGAGGAGATTGTTGACAAGTATGATTTATTTGTGGGTAGCCAGGCCACAGATTTTGGTGAGGCCTTAGTACGACATGACGAGTTCTGA
- the CALU gene encoding calumenin isoform X4, producing MDLRQFLTCLSLCTAFALSKPTEKKDRVHHEPQLSDKVHNDAQSFDYDHDAFLGAEEAKTFDQLTPEESKERLGMIVDKIDADKDGFVTEGELKSWIKHAQKKYIYDNVENQWQEFDLNQDGLISWDEYRNVTYGTYLDDPDPDDGFNYKQMMVRDERRFKMADKDGDLIATKEEFTAFLHPEEYDYMKDIVVQETMEDIDKNADGFIDLEEYIGDMYSHDGNADEPEWVKTEREQFVEFRDKNRDGKMDKEETKDWILPSDYDHAEAEARHLVYESDQNKDGKLTKEEIVDKYDLFVGSQATDFGEALVRHDEF from the exons ATGGACCTGCGACAGTTTCTTACATGCCTGTCCCTGTGCACAGCCTTTGCCTTGAGCAAGCCCACGGAAAAGAAGGACCGTGTACACCATGAGCCTCAGCTCAGTGATAAAGTTCACAATGATGCTCAGAGTTTTGATTATGACCATGATGCCTTCTTGGGTGCTGAAGAAGCAAAAACCTTTGATCAGCTGACACCAGAAGAGAGCAAGGAAAGACTTGG AATGATTGTAGATAAAATAGACGCGGATAAAGATGGGTTTGTGACGGAGGGGGAGCTGAAATCCTGGATTAAGCACGCCCAGAAGAAATACATATATGACAATGTTGAAAACCAATGGCAGGAGTTTGATTTGAATCAAGACGGCTTAATCTCCTGGGATGAGTACAGAAACGTGACTTATGGCACTTACCTGG atgaTCCAGACCCTGATGATGGATTTAACTATAAACAGATGATGGTTAGAGATGAGCGGAGGTTTAAAATGGCAGACAAGGATGGAGACCTCATTGCCACAAAGGAGGAATTCACAGCTTTCCTGCACCCTGAGGAGTATGACTACATGAAGGATATAGTAGTacag GAAACAATGGAAGATATAGATAAGAATGCTGATGGTTTCATTGATCTGGAGGAGTATATTG GTGACATGTACAGCCATGATGGAAATGCTGATGAGCCAGAATGGGTAAAGACTGAGAGAGAACAGTTTGTTGAGTTTCGAGATAAGAACCGAGATGGGAAGATGGATAAGGAAGAGACCAAAGACTGGATCCTTCCCTCAGACTATGATCATGCAGAGGCAGAAGCCAGGCACCTAGTCTACGAATCCGACCAGAACAAG GATGGCAAGCTTACCAAGGAGGAGATTGTTGACAAGTATGATTTATTTGTGGGTAGCCAGGCCACAGATTTTGGTGAGGCCTTAGTACGACATGACGAGTTCTGA